From the genome of Eublepharis macularius isolate TG4126 chromosome 4, MPM_Emac_v1.0, whole genome shotgun sequence:
AGGGCCTCCTGTATCACATAGCTCTCGTACACAAGTCCTTAGCAGAATTCCGTGCTGCATGTTAAAAGCTGTCTGATTACATGCTTCTACAGCACTCCTGATCTGACATCCGACTATAATGGGAAGCTGCCAAACAGCATGGAGATACATAACAACATGAAAGATATTTTCCCAGCCACCATTTCACTCACTTTGACTCTGATAGTTGGTGCGGAAAGCAAAGCTTCCTTCacctttatttaaaacttttctatgctacctttccacccaattcagggtccacaaggcagtgaacattaaaacatttcaaacattaaaaaagcatttaaaatacacataAAAGCACATAGACATGGAGGACGGCTAATAATTGATGCGGGTTGTTAGAGTGGTCTGAACCACAGCTTTATTTCCTTCTAAACTTGACAGCCAACTCCAGCAGTCTGGGAAATGTGGTGAGAGCTCTCTGTGTTTATTTGCTTGGCTGAGAGTTGAACTGGTGCTTGAGCAAAATACACTATTAACACAAGTGAGTCAATTTGGCATTGCACCCAAAGCATTTTTAATAGCCATCATTTTATTGACATCTAAATGAGTACTCCCAAATTATGCAACACTTTGCTTGTGCAAATGCAAATGGATTGCCTGAGAAAAATGTCCTCTCCCCTCAACAAGGACTACTTTCTGCTCTATAAGAGCAGAACTCTATGGAGAAGTGTTATCCTTTCACCAAGGAGGAGACATGGGCTGAGGATTTTGCAAATAGGACATCACCACTGCAGAGATAGACAGCCTGGAGAcaaaagagggaaagagacaaTTAGAGTATAGTCCTACTATTACTTTGTCAATAGCAACCAAGTGTTGATATTAACAGAATGAATTACTAAATATGATAGAAGAATTCCAAAATGTGTTTCAATTCTAAAAACCTATATAAGATAGGTTAGCCAAAAACATTCTCCATAGTACACATAATCATCACTGTGTTTCAGGAAGCATGCACACATACAGGAAAGACCACTGTGAGTAAGCAATGGAAAGTGCCACAGAAGCAGTGTCCCTGTTGTGAAGAGGGTGTGGTTCAAGTTGGTACAGGGTGATGTAAATAGAAGCAAGTAGAAAAAAAACATTCTCTGTAGTGAGAACCTGGCTgcacagaatttatttatttatttgtttcgatctctattccgccctcccccacattagtaggctcagggcggattacatttatgcacattaaaaatttacagttaaaaacaaatacaatataaatatttaaaatacaaatacagcacAGCACTAAATTCAGTTAAACCATTTCTACTGTCACTAAAGTTTgtttggaggtggatgttttgATAGGGAGGGCTCTGTTCTACCCTATTCAGTCGGCAGGGGCccaacccagcatcaaccatatgcctggtggaacagctccatcttacaggcgtGGTGGAAtgataacagatcctgctgggccctggtctcatcagacagagcgttccatcaCGTTGGAGccaagaccgaaaaggccctggctttggtcgacgctaggcgggcctccctggggccatggACCATTAACAGTTGTTTTTCACTAGATCAAAGACTGCATGAGGTTTTCCATGGAaacctgcatttttaaaaaacactggaaGGTAGCAGTGTGCCTCAAGTTTTGCAGATTCTTCAAATAGAAAATTTAGACCTGGCTGCCAATCGGACTCTGcattttcacacagctgggatgtTTGAACTTCCTTAGGTATTTATGAAAGGTAACACTTTATCTTTAGTCAGCAGCAGCAAAGGAGATATTTAGTCAGGAATCAAAAAGGGGAAAGAATTGAGAAGATGGCTCACATGAAGCTGCTCATCATCTGTTTGGTGTCTTCTGAGCTCCTTGAATTAGCAAAGCTGATAAATGAGCAGTAGACAGCAATCCAGGCACACCACTTTAGCTGCAGACACCATGAGATAAACACAGAGAAACCCTCAATAGAATCACAAGGATTTAGCAGTACAATAACATGATCAAAAACACTCAGCCTTGCTCTTCTAGTAAAGTTAAGAATTGGATTCACTTCTAAAGAGGGATAATTTTGCTAGACTATGCTCACTTAAATTCAGTGGCCACACAAGCAATTAAATATACTTGGCTTCTAGAAAACTAGAATGTATTAATAGTACACTCCTATCTCTCAAACAATAAGATGACCACATGATTCTTGGGCATTTGTAATGTCAAGAGCGTTCAGTGTGTTCTCAGACTCTACAAATTAAAGGCTACAGTGACTTAAGAACCCAACAAAAAAAAGAGTATGCAACTGTGTGCTTTTGTAATCTGATTTATGTCAGAAAAACCAACTACggagaacctgaagagagagaTAAGGAATTAGTCAATGTTCATGTAGTTTAAAATTTTGTTAACACACACATTGAAATAGATACAAATATATCTACTTCTACCAACACAGCcaaatttgtggatacttaaattggGGGACTGGAGCCATGAGCAGactagacagatctttctacaaacctgagaaaaactctaggtatgcagaaaaatctgaaatctaaaaaaagaatAGACTGacggagggtagtttaaaaaacccaaatagaAGAACCAGCACctttagctttaagaaatgaacagCCTCTGTGGCCATTGCTATGCAATCACAACAGTACTGCCAGTTCAAGCCTtgatttttgtcagtaaaagaaagagggagggggcaagACCCTtttcaggactgttttggcctttgagggagaattcaTTGGGGCCAGGGCTGGCAGCAAGCACCACATGATTTGCTACCACGTGAtttgtatgactcacccaggccctgCTGCTTAGCTACTCcacgaaagccagtgtggtgtagtggttaaagtttcagactgggatctgggaccCCTGGTTTGGATCATCGcttttgtcatggaagcttgctgggtgaccttgggccagccacaaacacacagagacatACACATAGAGCCTAtctgacctcacagggttattgtgaagatataatggaagagaattatgtaagctgctttaggtccatAATGTGGGaataggtggggtataaatgaataaatacagccGAAGATGGGGAGTGAATaaatgtgggtgggtgggtggagaaaaggaagcagagaaatgTGGGGTTATGGGGGCTGCTGGGAGGAGGGATAGAGGAAATAGTACAGGGAGGAGGATGCATGGGAACCTGAgtgccccttgcaagtccttgcaggtttcccaccacacaacttggccagacttttcccagggaaaggctgccaggggaaggaaagaagtgaaaatgaaagatggggagaggaagacaaaggtaggttggctggtgggtggagaggggacagggaaaggggagaagagataaggactttcagggaagagaaagaggaaataaaggGGAGGGGTCCCCTGCTTGTTCAAGTTAACTGTGATATTTAAGATACAAAAAGACATTTTTCTGAATTTTTactttaaataaagaaaagatggagctGAATGCTTTTTAAATAATATGTAATATAAAATGTAGTATGCAGGATGTCACTTTGATATTAGACTGGATACAACAGGTTTGTAGTGCCCTTATCATCATTTAATTCTCACATCTATGGAGATGAGAACAGCAGTAGTTAATGCAGGCAACCTTTAAGAATGAGTTTATCCCGACACCATAATAGTAATGTTTGAACTGATGCTATGAGTCGGACATTTTTTACCTTTTGATGGctacttagggttttttttttccaaacagtGATTAAAGCAGCAAACCTAAGAGccatttcctgggagtaagccccactgaatgaaCTGCAACTCatgtctgcttaggactgctgcCTAGGAGTACAATCTTAAAGCCAGGATGTGAAGTGCTGTTCATAGCAACTTATGCCAGCACAAGCCCCATGATGGGTGCTGTGATGAATAGGAACAAGGAATGGTAATGAATCTCCTCAGTGCAGCTGAGGGATGTCTACATGAGAAGGTACTAAGCAAAGGGCTTGGATTTTGACATAGCCAATCAGCAGGAGACCTTCCTCAATGACTGAGGCTGATAGTGCAAAATCTCAGCTATGTATGGGATTCCTTCCAGGGCTGCCAGTATCTGGAGTGTCATACATGCTAAGCCCGTGCTACTCCACAGCATTACTTTTGCTCTGTAATCAAATATctcatatactaatagccaagtggccctgatctgtggatagtGGGGGTTGGACGGAGGGGAAACTTGTGGTCCCTCCTCTTGTCTTTCCTATTTTTATACATATGGCAGATTTTGACACCAGTGCCAATGGAGAATCCCCAAATGCCCCATGATATGCTGGTTTTCCTATCTGCCCATTTGGGtatccaaatatttatttatggcatttttaCTCTGCATTTCTTCAAAAAACAGGAATtaagataaaaacaaaataaaacaacaacacacCTTGCCATACAGTACACATAACAAATCAAACCCAAAATTCCAGCCTAGAAACCAGATAAAAGGTCCTTTCTGCTTCACCTATCTGAACAATTCAAGCTTGCAAATCTTCTGGAAAATTAACAAATTGGAAGCCATTCCACAAGATATGGATCATTATAGATAAAACTCTAAAGCAGGCAGCAGCATTTTTAACTTGTCCGCATGATGGCATTCACAAAAAGCTTTCATCCACAAAGTGGAGCTGATGTAAAGGAGTCCACTGGGAGAAGCAGTCCTGTATATATAAAGCCTTTTATGGCCTTGGGCTCGCTCACGCAGGTAATAACCAACCAGCATGCTGAACTGAACTTGGAAGCCAACAAACAGTGAATGAAGTATTCTCAAAGATAAAACAAGTGATTTGTAGCTAGCTTCAAATCACAAACAAGCTGCTGTATGTTGTATAAGTTCAAGTTTTCTAATTGTCTTCatggcagccccatgtaaagtaTATGTCATTAGTCCAGCCACAAGGTTACTGAGGAATAGATTTGCATGGCCAAATAAAATTTCCAtataagatggggggggggggggagaagcacttGACTCCAAATGGACTTGCTTCCTCGGCCTTACTGCAGGATCTAACATCTTCCAGACTTTTAAGTGAATTAGACAGACTGTACCACATCAAATGCTGAGAGCACAATATCATCTTACTTTGCAAAATACCGCTCAAGGCATTTTCCTTCCCATCCACAGAGACATGAGCCCTTGCCTTGGGAAAGTGAGGATCTTTCTGTGGGAGTTTGCCCTGCTGAGTGAGCTATGGAAACGTCCCAGTGATTATATAGTTGGATTAGCCATGCTCCCTCTCCTTGCATGTCAGCCTATCAAAGGCTGGAGGGGCATTTGCAGGAGGGGATTCCCACACTCATCTGTGTTAACAAAACTCCTATTGGGCATGTCATTATCTGCCCTACAGCAGAGGGTGCAATGTTTCCTTTGTTCCttttcttggtttggggcatgtgtgtgtgtagcagAGTGAAGTCAGGGAAGCATTTCAGCACTGCTGCACACTGCTTGGCTGCTTTCTTATACAGTCAGCATGAGGGTGCGGTCCGCATGCTACCTGGCAATTGGTGGGTGTTGCTATGGACTCCACTACAGTTGTTCTATTCTccattctttcctttttaaaatatctttttctcTACTGGAAGAGCACAGGATACCAGCTAGATATGCTGGCACCATGTGGCATCTGAGCGTTGGGATTGCTCCAGCCATCTCTGAACTGATTAACCTTATATGAAAAAGACCATTTTAATTTTAAAGATTGACTTTAGACCTTAAAATGCTATGCCATATGTTTTGATATAACTGCACATACAGGTCCTCCATCCAGAGTGCAAtatcaaatgaaataaaaattcgTGTTTGTAAATCAATACACCAGCAGAGATTGATAATTCCtgctatattttaatatatatctTGATTCTGGAATTTATAGGTGAATCTTAATTACTATTGTAATTATTAACTCATCATAATTCAAGGATTTGGTTGGTGATTGTAGTTCATGCCCTTCTATAGTTTTGTATCCTCCCTTATCTAGAAAAGAGATGTACTCTTGTTCAAAAGTCTTTATTTCTAATTGCAAGTCAGACTCCTTCCACAGAACAAAACCTATAGTGTTTGATACAACTGTTTTACCTACTGCAGGAAAGAGACACAGTGAATATTCAATTAAAAGAGCTTCCTTTAACAGTGTACATTACACTGCCTTGTGCTATCATTTTGGTTTTCTTCCAAAGCCATTAAAACTCACTAATATGTCTTTTGTAGTTCTAATTGCTGGAAACTTCATTAACATGATCTGAAGCACTATGTTATCACTAATTAGTTCTTAGCAATCAGTTCCAGTCAGGGGGGCTTGGTGAAGCTATATTGTCCATGTGCTGTTCTTGTGTTATTACTATATGAAAAGCCTAGGCCAAAGACACAGTAGCTTTGGAAGatctagtaataataacaacaacattcgatttatataccacccttcaggacaacttaacgcccactcagagtgatttacaaagtatgttattattggttgttgtggattttccaggctgtatagccgtggtcttggcattgtagttcctgacgttttgccagcagctgtggcgaaacgtcaggaactacaatgccaagaccacggctatacagcccggaaaatccacaaccattgttctccggccgtgaaagccttcgacaatatatgttattattatccccacacttaAATGGTGGAGAAATGGAGATGGTCTAGGTTCAAACAACTGAACCTTGTGTATGGTCCTATCAGGTAGTTCTAGGTTGCTttctgttgtttaatgtatcttaaaaatgcttatgctctgtttcagcatttctctgtTTCTGAactagatttctgctggttttaaatccttgCAAATTTGTATCTGTAGACCATGTTGAAATGTGCATGAAACTGTAccaactcacactgtgtaaaactgccttgagtctcattgagaaaggtggactaaaaataacgtaaaataagttaataaaaataaataaacccatcTTAAAACAGGTAAGAAGGAAACACTGTGGATCTTGTGAACTAGAATAATGTAATCCATACATTTCTTCCAAATATAACTAATCTGGGAGTGTTTATGACTAATCATCTGAAATTTTGTAGAACTATACCAGACCATATCATTTTAGTAGTTATATAGTAATGAGCATCTGAAAGAACATTGTGCTTGATTTGTGAAATCGGTATCTTTGATGCCATGAGATCAAAGGCTAACCACCTACTGCTTACCTTCAGCATCAAGCCACACATACTGAAAATCATTCCCAGTAGATTCATGTAATCTGGTGTAGGGTCTTCCAAGGTAGGATTATTCTCTGTAGATGGAGGCTTGTACCTACAAGTAGAAGAATTACTCATTGTGAGAGAAAGAAAATACTATATTATTCTTGAAAATAAAACATTAGCTCTATCCACAGCAATATCATGACTGGACCAAGATATAGATAACATTTCCCTGCTAACGAACATTTTTCAGGCTGTTTCAGTTCAGCATTCAGAGTACAGGTCTATATCTATAGCCTTTTTTGCATGAGCGATTTTTGCCATGTTTGTCTCACCTCTTTGGGTTTCCTTCTAAATTCCAgacaattaactcccccttcagatttcaatgcagcgtTTCAAGGGTTCACTTTCGAGTTTTCTGCCTGCGCCTTTTGTGCCTATGCTTTTTCTATGTGAGGAGAAAACTCAGAAGCAAACTCTTGAaacgccacattgaaatctgTAGGGGGAGTTACTCATTCGGAATTCAGAAGAAACCTggagaggtatggggccaaatgcagcaaaaatcacccatgGAAAAAAAAGGCCTATGTGAGAAGAAGTAGTGCCAATACCTCCAATGCCATTATCTCTCACAATGTACACTTCACAACTCTTAAAACACAAAAACATCTTCCTTAAATTGTTCCATGGCCATTTCAGATTCAAAATGGAGGCCATTTGCTTAACCCAGGAGAAGGCAGTCTTATTTTTATTAGGGAAAAAGGCAGAATTCAACTCCATACTTGTAGATCCAGTTCTCACAAGTCATTCAATGGGTTGTATAACTAACCAATGCCCCAAAACTGAGAAATGTGCATGCTATTTCTAAAGGCTTATGAGCAATCTTAATTGAGAAAAAGAACTGTGTTTTGAACCATGGCCAACCATCTCAGTATGAGGTGTATGTAGGCAACCCTACCAGAAGCCAGCTAACGTTAAGGGTGGGAAAATATTGGCCCACAGCTGGAGTTTCTAAGTAGTAAGATGAAATAATATTAAGGGCATCCCTCCATACATCTTTATAGTTATTTTGCACAGCTGAAATAAAATTATGCAGATGGAGAAGAACTTGCGTAAAAGGGAGCAAGAATGAATGTCTGCCTAAAGATGTGAACATCTTTTTTCAGAGCAAAGTTTGCCATGTAGCCCTTTGGTAGGGGGTAGGAAAAGAAAGTTCTTCATCCTGATTGCAAGTGAGGcactgtggtacagtggttagagtgtcagattagaatctggaagacccaaatTCGAATACCCCTCTTCCTTaaaagcttgctaggtgatcttgagccagttatACACGTTTAGTCTAAACTACCTCAAAGGGGtgctgagaagataaaatggagaatgaagCAAAGTGTTTTAGATCCCCCATAGGGACAAAGGTGGGGGtatgaattaaataaatgaatatggcAAAGGATTAAGTTAATGCAAACTGGCTAGCTAGTGCAATTTGCTCGTTTACCCCAAACATACTAAGCCCATCCACATGCACTGTCTGGTAAGATCTCAATCCATATATGTTTTTACCATACTGTTCAGTTTCTCTTCACAGCCTCAGCCAATTAGACTCTCCTAGCATAGATTCTACAGTGAAAAGGACAACATTCaaacagacaaaagaaaaacCACTCTTTTAATTACCAAATCCAAACAGTTCTAATATGCTTGCCTTGAATATGTTTGTTAGCAATTTATTTAAATGTTCAGCTCCAAAATAACAGGGAGACTGCTCCTCCCAGAatgacaaacttttaaaaaacatctagCTGGTTATATGTTCTTTTTACTCGCAATGTCTTTGCTTATTGACCAAAAATACTTTACATGGCAACATTTCTACCCAATGGAGATTACTATTCACTTTAATGTTTTAATCTTGTTTCTTTAATCTCATCATTATCTGGGTTATTTCTCAGATCGAAAACCGTCCCTGCTGTTGGTTTATGTGGACTTGTTAAATTTAATACATACCTATCATACAGTAATGACACAGTATATAAGGGGAATATTCCTATCATACGCCCTGCTGCAACCAGTAGAAAGTTACTCACAGTTTACTTCTTTTGAAATCAACAGGACCTTAAATTAGTGGCGAAATCCATGCTGGATTTCATAATGACATAAGCAGAGCTTGCTTTCGCAGGATTTGAGCCTAGGCCTATAATTTGCAATATTTAGCCAAGGAAGCAGATTTCAATCCATCGTCTATTTTATATCACTACTACACAGAGTACACTTGATGCACAGCTAGTATGCACTTGTTGAAGAAGGATCCAAATATACAATGTCCAAATGCTCATGTTGTATTATTTTGTCAAAAAGTCAAGCTTCTCCCCCACTACGGATTGTGAAACTGTCCACCTATGAAATGTGATTATGCAAATATTATCACACCTATTAGTGTCTGTGATGTAACAAATGATACAAGCTGATCTTGCCATTTTGTAAAGGTTTTGACAGTTCTGTAGTTATCCTACATCACTGGAATAATCatgtagcttttaaaaaagtgatccAATCGATCAAGGCCTCCTCTTTCTAATACACTAAAGACCTATCACTATTAAGCcttttaattaaataataataacgtGGAAATCTACTCTCCGGTCCTGAAAGGCACATCTTCCCAGATTAAAAGCACCACCCACCCCGAGGCAGCCCCACACACATCTTTGTGTGGACCTGTAGACCTCTGAACTGAGACTAAAGTTTGGAGTTCGCTTTGATCGTCAAGATAAGCCCCTCAGGCTCCCACCGCCTCTGCCCTAAGACCCTCCTTCTGCCGCGACGGTGGTGGTCTGTCTACTGCAATGCTATTTTGCCTAGCCATTCACAATGTCAACAGCGTTGGCCGTCTTTTTTCGCCCTCCCTAACTCGTTGCCATAGTGACCCCATTGCCTTCCGGGCTACCTTCATGGTGACTCCATGCACCTCAGCGCCCTCTTTCGTAGCACTCTAATCCTCAACTCAACACTATTTCCTTCGGTGCTCTGCGACTCCTGTGCCCTTGCCGGGCCACTGCCTCGGTAATACCCAGGCCCCGACCATTGCTGACCTGAGCACGCGGTTAGGCCGCCGCGGATCCGCCATGTTGTTGCTGGACATCGCAAAGCGTCCCAGGCTACTTCAGGCAGCCGCTTCAACAGCTTCAGCTTCCGTTTCCTTTTAGCCCCATGGGGAGCAATACATACAGTAACACCGCAGAACTCAAAAGGTTTAGTTCCAAACGGTAAAACAAGCTCTGGTacgcgaaagcttatgctagaataaatgtcGTCAGTGTATCTCTGGGGTCCTCTCTTATTTTACTTCCAGGTGGTGACCCTCATTCATCTGATTCAAAAAACGTTGGAACTGCCTTTTCTCGGGGAAATGTCTGGTTGCGCGACTGAAGGGGGCGGGGAACACGCAGAAATGACGCGGAACCAACGCATGGCAGCTATACGCCCTGGGAAGCCAATTGGGATGGACGCGGTGCTTTTCCTGTATTCCCCCATCTCCAGTGTTTAGGTTGGGTTTGTTGTAGGCATTAAAGATTTAAGGAAGCTGTAGTAAGAGGGTTCAATTAAGGTCGCAATTAGGCCAGTATTCTATTAAGTGGGGTGTGGGACTGCTCGAATTTCCCTGTAAAAAGAACTAGAGTTGGCTTCAACTAGCTATAGATCGAGAGATTTTAAGACAATAGGGATGGTGAGAGAGTTTGCAGGCGGCTCTCGAAAAATGTAAGAAACCCTAGATTTGTATACTTAGTTGAGACTACAAAAATATTGTTAACTAGTTTGGAGTGGGGTGGTGGAGAGAGGGATCTAGACGGCTGACCGAATGTACTGTAGTATAAGGTAACGTTAAGTAATCTGGAGTAGGCACCCCATTTTAGAGATGCAGTGTCTCATTCTAAAGGCTATGGTAGCTTGGGTGGATTTCAGCGTTGAAGACTGATTTCCAGCCAAGTGCTCTGTGTTGTTTTGCAGTAAGGTGGTGTTCCAAGTTGATAATTCTACCAAAAGCAAAGCATTCCTAACCCTTCAATTCAGTCTGGGATATTCCTGATGCGTGAAACTCTGCACTGGATGTTGCTGTATCTTCAAGTGTATGGGAGCATCGCTTGTGAAGGAAGTTACTTTTCTCCATAATGGCTTTTCCAGAACCCaaaccaaagaaacctgagctgccTAAGAAACTGGTGAGCACCTGGGAATGTAAACAGGGAGCTGTCAGGGCTGTACGGTTCAATGGTGAGTGCATTCTCAATCCTACACAATGGAGATTGTTATATAATAGGGCTGGAAAAGCTACGAAAGAGAACGTTTTATGGTCTACAAGGAAGTTGGGATCTATTGTGTGACATCAATTTTTTGTGATTCATTAGATGAAGAAAGCTATTGCAATGGGTGTGAGGAGGTCCTATGCTCCAGGATGTGGATTTTGTGACTGCATGGAGATGGTGTGATCTGTGTAATGTAAACGGACGACAGCACAGGCTGGAACACTGGACAGGATAATTATGGTGTTCTTAGTATAGGCTGTAACTAACAGCATTGGAAGCACTGCTTGTTGGGAGATGCAGTCTGGTAGAACAGAAATTAGGAAATAGAAAGGAAGACATACTGCCTGGACCTAGTTTATTTTACTAAGTGgcacttgttttgttttgcttaagTTATATAAGAAAGCTagttttgaatttaaattgtactCAGTAGCTTGATTAAATGGTGGTGTCTAGTGATTCTtaatttttcctttctctttccccaagTGGATGGGAATTATTGTCTCACTTGTGGCAGTGACAAGTCACTCAAGCTCTGGAACCCCCATAAAGGAACTCTTCTCAAGACCTACAGTGGTCATGGCTATGAGGTGCTGGATGCAGCAGGGTAAGAGCTAAGGGGGAGGGATCCACTTTTGTTAAGAAAGGGCATTTTCTGtgaaatatttttctgcaaaattgAAATGATAAGCAGCCACTGTCTAGGTTGTCTCATAACTTTTGAGCTTTGTCCACACCCATGATAGGTAGAACTGTGTATAAAATAAAAAGCTGTACTATTAAAGAACTGAAATCTTTGACCTGTATGTAATGGGCAAATTAAACAGATGCATGTTCGTAGACTTGGACCCCGCTTAGCATTTCCATGGGTGAACACAGAGAGTGTGGTGTGGGTTTCACTagtctctccccaccaccaccacacacaagaGACATCTCTTGtcttccaggagcagcatttttagGGTTGTtctgggctgctgcaggaggaaggAGTTAGCAAAAATTGTGCCATCCTCTCTTCTAGGAATAATAGGCAGGATCCATCCATATTTTGAAAAACACATTCTGTTTCTGCTATTTACCCAGTGAAATAGATAGTTATTAATTATACCATAATACAGGGTTTTCCCTCATCTGGTGCCCACTTTTCTTGATACCTGCTGAACTTTTTagaaggtgggtggggccattgtAAGGTAAGGGCTTCTTGCTGGcggccctcattcaaatgaaggaGTTTTCCACTGGAGGATCAGAAAGACTGGTAAGCACCAGCACTTTACTTAGTCATTGAATGGTTGCATTCCTCCTTCAGGCTTTCCCTCTTCCCAGGGGGTGTGAGGAGTAGACAGGCCAGATCTCCCTTACAGCAGGAAAACTCCTACTGTTTATACCAGTTTCCCACTGGTACTTCCGCGGCTAGGGTGAGAACAATAGGGGGAAATGGGATGGCTGTGCTGGCATCACTCCAGTGCATGTAGTCTCTTCTagcaaaaactggaagtgacatcttagTGTCTGAGGCAGCACACTATGAtttgctggaaatgacattgctCACTGATGCACCTGACCC
Proteins encoded in this window:
- the WDR83OS gene encoding PAT complex subunit Asterix produces the protein MSSNNMADPRRPNRVLRYKPPSTENNPTLEDPTPDYMNLLGMIFSMCGLMLKLKWCAWIAVYCSFISFANSRSSEDTKQMMSSFMLSISAVVMSYLQNPQPMSPPW